The following DNA comes from Alphaproteobacteria bacterium HT1-32.
TGGCGGCTCCGAATATGCGGATCCGTGGTTGCGGGCGGCAGGTGCTTTCTGGGCAGCCCGGTCGCACCTGGTCAGTCGCCGTCCGGGACAGGTAAACGACTGGCTGAGCATTGCCGGCGCCTATCCCCGGACTTTCTATGGTGCGCTGGCGCGGCGAACGCTCGGTTTCCAGAGCTATTATGACTGGAACTCCGTGGTCTTTACGGAGGCGCATGTCGACCTTCTGACCTCCAGTCCGGCCGGGCAGCGGGCGCTGGCCCTGACCCAGATCGGTCAGGACGGACGTGCAGAACAGGAACTGAAGCGGCTTTTGCCCCATGCCTCCCCGCTGGCGGTCGAGGCGATGCTGGCGCTGGCGTCACGCCGGAACATGCCGGGCATCTCTCTCCGTCTCGGAACACTTTATGAAATGCGGACCAGCCGGCGCGTTGATGGGGCCGTCTATCCGGTTCCTGACTGGACGCCGCGGGGCGGATTTCAAGTCGACCGGGCGCTGATGTTCGCCGTCATGCGTCAGGAAAGCCGTTTTCTGCCAGATGCCCGCAGCGGTGCCGGTGCCAGTGGTCTGATGCAGCTGATGCCGTCCACTGCCGTCTATATTTCCGGCGACCGGCGGCTGAAGAATGATGAAAAACGACTGTTCGACCCGGCCTTCAATATGGCACTGGGCCAGAAATATGTGACCTATCTGATGGACCACAAGCAGGTTGGCGACGATCTGTTCAGTCTGGTCGCTGCCTATAACGGCGGGCCGGGAAACCTGTCGCGCTGGAAACGCACAGTTGATCATCAGGATGACCCGCTGCTGTTCATCGAGAGCATTCCCTCGCGGGAGACCCGCAGCTATATCGAGAAGGTGCTGACCAACTTCTGGATTTATCGTGACCGGCTGGGTCAGGATACGCCGTCGCTTGATCAGCTGGCCGCCGGTGTCTGGCCGCGTTATCAGTCGCAGGACGGCTATGACCTTCAGGTTGCCGACCGTCTGACCGGAAACTGATCCATGCCGGGCATCGATGACTCTCTCACATTTCTGCCGGTCAATATCGCTATTCTGACGGTTTCCGATACCCGTACGCTTGAGGATGACCGCTCTGGCGACACGCTGGTCAGCCGGGCCGAGGGTGACGGTCACAAGGTAGTGGATCGCCGTATCTGCAAGGATGACGCTGCTGTCGTCACCGAACTGCTGAAAGACTGGATTGCGAATCCGGATATTGATTGTGTTATTGCGACCGGCGGCACGGGTGTGACCGGTCGTGATGTTACGCCGGAAGCTTTCCACGCGGTCTATGACAAGGAAATCCAGGGCTTTGGCGAGCTGTTCCGGATGCTGAGCTACAACAAGATCGGTACCTCGACCATGCAGTCACGGGCCACCGGCGGTGTCGCGAACGGGACTTATCTGTTTACCTTGCCCGGTTCCACCGGGGCCTGCAAGGACGGCTGGGATGATATCCTTCGCTATCAGCTCGACAGCCGGCACCGGCCCTGCAATCTGGTCGAACTGATGCCGCGGCTGAAAGAGCATCTGTCCTGACGCCTGCCAGGCGCGGTAATCTCCGATATCATCAATATCCGACAAAGGCGGCAACAGGCTGACGCGGGCTGTCCCAAGTCCGGCCAGACAATCTTTCAAGACTGTTCCGGTCGACCAGGGGATCTCTGTGAAGCGGGCATGTCTTGCGGCCCGCGCGCTGTAGCCGACCAGCCAGAATCCGCCGTCGGTTGCGGGCCCGAAGACAACATCCGCGCGCTTCAGACAGCGCAGGGCGGCGGTTATATGGCCGGCCCGCAGGGCTGGAATGTCCGAGCCGACAAGAATGACCGGTCCGTCAGAAAACCGCCGTGCCAGCCGCGCCATGCGATCGCCAATGTCACCGGATCCCTGTGGTGTTGTCCTGATCTCCGGCTGGAAGACCGGTGGCCCCGGCTGCCAGTGATCCGGCGTGCGGGCCAGAATAAGCTGCCACCGCGGGTCACGGGACAGCCTGTGGCAGATGAGCCGGGTTGTGGTCCGGTAAAACCCGGTCGCCCGTGCGGTGCCCAGCCCCTTTGCCAGCCGGGATTTCACCCGTCCGGCAACCGGCTGTTTTGCGAACAGGACGACGCGGGCGGTCATCTGTAAAGCCGGGCAATGCGGTCAGGCGAGACGCCGCAATAATACATCGTCAGGCAACCAAGGTTCCGCAGGGGACGCAGCCAGTATCCGTCGCGCTGATAGCGGAGGGCGCTGGTGATGGCGTCCGCATCGACAGGGTGCAGATTGCTCCGCCCGAGCCGCCGGACCAGATCGACATCCTCCATCAGGGCGATGTTCCGGTAACCACCGGCCTGCTGATAATCCCCGCGCCGGATCAGCAGACCCTGATCACCGTAGGGCAGACCCAGCCAGCGGCAGCGCCGGTCGACCATATGTTCGATCCGCCGGGCACCGGGATGGCTGTTGTCATCAAGCCGAAATCTGAAATAGCCGGCCTTTCCGGCTGGCACCTCTGTCTGGAAACAGGTGATGGCACTGCGCCAGTTGTCGCCGGGGAGGGTGTCTGCGTGCCAGAACAGCAGCCAGTCGGCGGTGGACTGTTCTGCGCCCGCGACGAGTTGCCGTCCCCGCCCTTTCCCGCAAGTCATGATATCAAGGGGAACACCGGCCTCCCGGAAGTTCGTGGCGATGAGGATGGTATCGTCATCAGATCCGCCATCGACAATCCGGATCTGATCGCCGGTCGCCAGGTCGCGGGTGATTTCCTGTAAGGTTGCCCCCAGCCAGGCCCCGGCATTAAGGGTTGGGATGATGATGTCGAGGCTGATGTTCATTGTCAGATAACGCCATGGTCGCCGGTTCCGGTCAAACCGGCTGATCGGCTGCTTACTGCCGCCTGAGAGGGCGACAATCCAGTCTGGATGCTGTGTTTTCACTGGAATGAGAACGAATGTTCTTGTTATGTTCTTTTTCTTGTTCTAGGGTTTCTGTCCTGTTGGAGGAGAGAACGATGGGTATTCAGTCAGTCATCACCGGTCAGACCGCTGGCCAGAGCCATTTTGATTTTTCCGAAGCTGCGGCACCCCGTGCCCGGGGACGGGGTGCGACCACCAGTCCGGCGAGCCGCTATTCGACGGAGCGCAGAAGCTTTGTTGATGATGGCTGGTATCAGGCTCCCTGGCGGAGTGATGAGGGTGATGATGCTCTTCCGTCTGATGAGCGGCGGGTGCCGACGGAACTGTTGGTAGACAGCAGCCGCACGATCATCTCCCGCAACAAATCACCGGATGTGCCGTTCGACCGGTCGATCAATCCCTACAAGGGGTGCGAGCATGGCTGTACTTATTGTTTTGCCCGCCCGACCCATGCCTTCCTCGATATGTCGCCGGGTCTGGATTTTGAGACCCGGATATTCCACAAGCCAAACGCAGCGGCCCTGCTGGCTGATGAACTGCACAAGCCGGGCTATCGCTGTGATGTGATTGCCATGGGAACCAACACCGACCCCTATCAGCCGGTAGAGCGTGACGCGGGATTAACCCGTGCCATTCTGGAGGTTCTGCGGGATCATAATCATCCCGTCAGCATCGTGACCAAATCCGATCTTGTGCTGCGGGATCTGGATATTCTGGGCCCGATGGCGGCCCGTGGTCAGGCGAAGGTCATGCTGTCGATCACGACGCTGGACCGGGAACTCGCCCGCAAGATGGAACCCCGGGCGTCAACCCCGGCAAAACGCCTGAAGGCAATCCGGCATCTCACGGATGCAGGTGTGCCGTCAGGGGTACTGGCTGCTCCGATGATTCCCGGCCTGAATGACACCGAACTGGAGGATATTCTTGAAGCTGCGGCAAAAGTCGGCGCGATTTATGCCGGTTACATCATGCTGCGCCTGCCGCTGGAGGTGAAGGAGATTTTCTTCGACTGGCTTCAGAAAACCTATCCGAACCGGGCCCGCAAGGTGATGAATTTGCTGCGTCAGTCACGCAATGGACGGCTGAATGATTCCCGGTTTGGCGCGCGTATGCGGGGCAACGGGCTGTTCGCAGAACTTCTGGGTCGGCGCTTTGACCGTGCTGTGGCCCGCCTCGATTTTAACCGGCATGTCTGGCAGCCGGACATCGCGGCCTTCAAGGCACCGGTGCGCGAAGGTGACCAGCTGCGTCTGCTTTGAATTTCAGGCAGTCCTGCTGCCGGGCGGGAGATATAAAACGAGCCGGTACGGGATGTCGGAACCCTGACTGACCTCGGGAAGAAGGTGCCTGGGATCCCGTACCGGCTCGGGAAACAGATCATTCACACAGGAGAGGCAATCCGTCGCGAATGATTTGCAATTGCGTTATAGGAGGGTCAGGCAAGATATGCAAATGATATTCGTTCGCAACTTAGGTTTTTCTTCTGCCTTCCGCGCAGGGCAGCCATGCTGCGCCCGGAGTTGACGGACCAGTCTGGCGGTGCAATGTCCTGACCCAGTAGTTCAAACTGGAGGATATCCATGTCCCGGAAGACCGTTCGCGCCATTCGTGCCATGAAAGGCAAAGGCATTGTTTCCCTGACCGCCTATACCGCGCCCATTGCCCGAATGGTTGATGAGGCATGCGATTTTGTGCTGGTCGGCGACAGCCTCGGACAGGTGCTTTACGATTATCATTCCACCATCCGGGTCGATCTGGAGATGATGATACGTCATGGCGACGTCGTGACGCGGAATTGCAGCCATGCCTGCGTGGTGGTCGACATGCCCTTCGGCTATCAGGAAAGTCCGGAAGTGGCCTTCCGCATGGCCTCACGTCTGATGCGTGAGACAGCCTGTGATGCGATCAAGCTGGAGGGCGGTGTCGAGATGGCGGATACGATCCGTCTGCTGGTCCAGAGCGGTCTGCCGGTGCTTGCCCATATTGGTCTGATGCCGCAGCACGCTGCCCAGACCGGCTACAAGAAAGTGGCCAGCGAACAGGTGCTGACCGATGCACGGGCGGTGGCCGATGCCGGTGCTTTTGCGGTGGTGCTGGAATGTGTTGATCCTGATCTGTCGCGGCGGGTGACGGATGAAATTGAAATTCCGACCATCGGAATTGGTGCCGGGGATGCCTGTGACGGTCAGATTCTGGTGACGGAAGACCTGCTGGGCCTGACAGGATCACCGCCGTCCTTCGCAAAACCCCTGACAGACCTGGTGACTCCGTCGCTGAAGGCAATAAAGACCTATGCAGACAGAACCCGTGCCAGCGGTTAACGCCGGGCCGTAAAGTCGGACCCGGCCTGATCCCTGTCCGCAGTGACTGCTGTCCACCCGGTTATCAGTCACTGCCGGGGGAGGCCGCCTCTCTCGCCCGGCTTCGCTCTGGCGGGAAGGTGACAACGACGGTTGATCCCACCCCGAGCTCGCTTTCAATGCGCAGCTCTCCGTCATGCAGCTCCACCAGCCGCTTGCACAGTGCCAGACCCAGCCCCGCCCCCTCGTGATCACGTGTCATGCTGTCGGCTACTTGAACAAAGGGTTCGAGGACCCGTTCAATATCTTCAGGTGAAATTCCGGTACCGTTATCACTGATACGAATCTCTATCCCGCCGGTTGCCAGTTGCCTTGCGGAAAAACAGACGGTGCTGCGCGGCGGACTGAACTTGATGGCGTTGTTCAGGATGTTGAGAAAAATCTGCCGCACGAATGTTTCATCGCCGTACAGATGCGGTAGTCCCGTCTCAATGTTGAAGCTCAGCGTGATTTCTTTCTTGCCTGCTTCGACCCTCACCATTGTGTGACATTTCAGGACCAGTTCATCGAGCCTGATCTCCCTCTCCATGAAGTCGATCTCACCGGCTTCGATCTTGGAGATGTCGAGGATGTTGCTGATCAGTTGCAGCAAATGGTTTCCCGCGTCACCGATATGATCTGCATAGCTGACATAACGCTTGTCCCCGACAGGGCCAAAAAGCTGCATCTGCCAGACCTGTGAGAAACCAATGATTGCATTCAGGGGGGTGCGCAGCTCGTGACTCATATTGGCCAGGAAGGTGGATTTTGCCCGGCTTGCATTTTCTGCCAGCCGACGTGCTTCGTTCAGTTCCCTGGTCCGCTCCTCCACTCTCTGCTCAAGCATCTGATAGGAATCCAGAAGCGCCGACTCGATTGCTTCCCGTTCGATAATCTGGTCCTGAAGCTGCCGGGTTCGTTCCGCGACAAGCTCCTCCAGCTGATCCTTGTAGCTCTGCAGCGCTGTCCGTGCTTCTACTTCTGCCGTTATATCGCTTGTGGCACCCCGATATCCGGCAAAGTCACCTGTTTCGCTGAAAACCGGCACGGCTGTTATCTGCTTCTGAACAATTGTGCCCTGAAGCGACTTGCCGCTGAACCCGTAATTCCGAACCGGTTCATGGGCCTCCAGCATTTCGATCAGTTTGAGCAGCCGGCTATTCTCAAAATCCTCATCATATTCACCCAGCTCGACAGCAATCTCGCGTCGGGTCAGACCGATGAACGGGCTGATTTCATTCTTACCGGATATGCCGGCCCTGTGAGACAGCGAGATCAGCCGCAGATCCGCATCCATTTCCCAGATCCAGTCAGAACTGGCTTCTACGATATCAACAAGCCGCTGCTC
Coding sequences within:
- a CDS encoding glycosyltransferase, which gives rise to MSLDIIIPTLNAGAWLGATLQEITRDLATGDQIRIVDGGSDDDTILIATNFREAGVPLDIMTCGKGRGRQLVAGAEQSTADWLLFWHADTLPGDNWRSAITCFQTEVPAGKAGYFRFRLDDNSHPGARRIEHMVDRRCRWLGLPYGDQGLLIRRGDYQQAGGYRNIALMEDVDLVRRLGRSNLHPVDADAITSALRYQRDGYWLRPLRNLGCLTMYYCGVSPDRIARLYR
- the panB gene encoding 3-methyl-2-oxobutanoate hydroxymethyltransferase, with amino-acid sequence MSRKTVRAIRAMKGKGIVSLTAYTAPIARMVDEACDFVLVGDSLGQVLYDYHSTIRVDLEMMIRHGDVVTRNCSHACVVVDMPFGYQESPEVAFRMASRLMRETACDAIKLEGGVEMADTIRLLVQSGLPVLAHIGLMPQHAAQTGYKKVASEQVLTDARAVADAGAFAVVLECVDPDLSRRVTDEIEIPTIGIGAGDACDGQILVTEDLLGLTGSPPSFAKPLTDLVTPSLKAIKTYADRTRASG
- a CDS encoding DUF2064 domain-containing protein, with product MTARVVLFAKQPVAGRVKSRLAKGLGTARATGFYRTTTRLICHRLSRDPRWQLILARTPDHWQPGPPVFQPEIRTTPQGSGDIGDRMARLARRFSDGPVILVGSDIPALRAGHITAALRCLKRADVVFGPATDGGFWLVGYSARAARHARFTEIPWSTGTVLKDCLAGLGTARVSLLPPLSDIDDIGDYRAWQASGQMLFQPRHQFDQIAGPVPAVELIAKDIIPAVLAGPGGTGQGKQISPVRDTAGGP
- the moaB gene encoding molybdenum cofactor biosynthesis protein B; this encodes MPGIDDSLTFLPVNIAILTVSDTRTLEDDRSGDTLVSRAEGDGHKVVDRRICKDDAAVVTELLKDWIANPDIDCVIATGGTGVTGRDVTPEAFHAVYDKEIQGFGELFRMLSYNKIGTSTMQSRATGGVANGTYLFTLPGSTGACKDGWDDILRYQLDSRHRPCNLVELMPRLKEHLS
- a CDS encoding PA0069 family radical SAM protein, whose amino-acid sequence is MGIQSVITGQTAGQSHFDFSEAAAPRARGRGATTSPASRYSTERRSFVDDGWYQAPWRSDEGDDALPSDERRVPTELLVDSSRTIISRNKSPDVPFDRSINPYKGCEHGCTYCFARPTHAFLDMSPGLDFETRIFHKPNAAALLADELHKPGYRCDVIAMGTNTDPYQPVERDAGLTRAILEVLRDHNHPVSIVTKSDLVLRDLDILGPMAARGQAKVMLSITTLDRELARKMEPRASTPAKRLKAIRHLTDAGVPSGVLAAPMIPGLNDTELEDILEAAAKVGAIYAGYIMLRLPLEVKEIFFDWLQKTYPNRARKVMNLLRQSRNGRLNDSRFGARMRGNGLFAELLGRRFDRAVARLDFNRHVWQPDIAAFKAPVREGDQLRLL
- a CDS encoding transglycosylase SLT domain-containing protein translates to MLGYRSRFAGVGLAIIAISVCGLQAAVASDSATLRKTAEKQQTGVEIALSGGVRPGAVREAAVPDLLSQEDVARYQEIFLVQRNGDWSRADQLIGGLKNDVLLGYVLAQRYLHPTKYRSKYRELKRWLALYADQPEADQIYKLATRRKPAGESAPKRPQVTRLGGGGTAGVLTGIAIAESESPDERVSRQAYIIRNKAIRMLRRGQTLAAKRVIESSEAIRILPPIAHDSLRAELAFAYYIHGRSDWAKDWAKEAMRSGKQVPLAAWTLGLALWQGGDRDGAGAYFEIVGGSEYADPWLRAAGAFWAARSHLVSRRPGQVNDWLSIAGAYPRTFYGALARRTLGFQSYYDWNSVVFTEAHVDLLTSSPAGQRALALTQIGQDGRAEQELKRLLPHASPLAVEAMLALASRRNMPGISLRLGTLYEMRTSRRVDGAVYPVPDWTPRGGFQVDRALMFAVMRQESRFLPDARSGAGASGLMQLMPSTAVYISGDRRLKNDEKRLFDPAFNMALGQKYVTYLMDHKQVGDDLFSLVAAYNGGPGNLSRWKRTVDHQDDPLLFIESIPSRETRSYIEKVLTNFWIYRDRLGQDTPSLDQLAAGVWPRYQSQDGYDLQVADRLTGN